In Plasmodium vinckei vinckei genome assembly, chromosome: PVVCY_01, one DNA window encodes the following:
- a CDS encoding T-complex protein 1 subunit zeta, putative produces the protein MSVHMLNKKADSLRSTNVLLTNINASKGMYEIIKSNLGPKGSYKMLVSASGAIKITKDGNVLLNEMMIQHPTATMLGRICSSIDENLGDGSSSNLIITTGLIYLSEKYILYENIHPRIITQGFDTVKNILFDLLDTMKIPINMEENFNKEVLYNVAKTCVRTKLPIQLADKLSEDLVDSIQIVYNKNKQIDLHMIEVMDIKRNMSINTKLVRGMVLDHGCRHPNMPNRLTKCFILVLNTSLEYEKSEVFSSFVYSNAEDRDKLVESERKFTDDKIKKIIEIKKNMIEKKFKETGEMYNFAVFNQKGIDPISLDLLAKENIMALRRIKRRNLERIVLCCGGNPCNNVYDIVEEDIGYAGLVYEICVNDEKYTFIEEVLNPKSCTIFIQAPNDYTIKQIKDAIRDGLRSIKNAIDDNCVISGAGAFEIAAYNKLKQEEKNAKGKQKFSFDIYANSLLNIPKVLLENSGLDIHQSLFNIIDKYNENPAEPLGVDLDSGEPIIPHLRGIYDNYCVKKQIISISTAISQQILLVDEIIRAGKSMGGEK, from the exons ATGTCAGTTCATATGCTAAACAAAAAGGCGGACAGCCTCCGTTCAACAAACGTGTTACTCACAAACATAAATGCAAGTAAGGGTATgtatgaaataataaagagtAACCTTGGTCCAAAGGGAAGTTACAAAATGTTAGTTAGCGCATCAGGtgctataaaaataacaaaagaTGGTAATGTATTACTAAATGAAATGATGATACAACATCCAACAGCAACTATGTTAGGTAGAATATGTTCAAGTATTGATGAGAACTTAGGAGATGGATCAAGTagtaatttaataataacaacaggattaatttatttatcagaaaaatatatattatatgaaaatatacatCCTCGAATTATTACACAAGGGTTTGATActgttaaaaatatattatttgatttgTTGGATACAATGAAAATTCCAATAAATATGGAAGAgaattttaataaagaggtattatataatgttgCTAAAACATGTGTTCGAACTAAATTGCCAATACAATTAGCAGATAAGTTATCTGAAGATTTAGTAGATAGTATTCAGattgtttataataaaaataaacaaatagaTTTACATATGATTGAAGTTATGGatataaaaaggaatatgagtataaatacaaaactTGTTCGAGGTATGGTATTAGATCATGGATGTCGACACCCTAACATGCCAAATAGATTAacaaaatgttttatacTTGTTTTAAATACTAGTTtagaatatgaaaaaagtgAAGTGTTTTCATCATTTGTTTATTCAAATGCAGAAGATCGAGATAAATTAGTTGAATCAGAAAGAAAGTTTACagatgataaaataaaaaaaataattgaaataaaaaaaaatatgatagaaaaaaaatttaaagaaaCAGGAGAGATGTATAATTTTGCAGTTTTTAATCAAAAAGGTATTGATCCTATAAGTTTAGATTTATTagcaaaagaaaatattatggcACTACGACGaattaaaagaagaaaCTTAGAACGTATTGTTTTATGTTGTGGTGGTAATCCATGTAATAATGTTTATGATATAGTTGAAGAAGATATTGGATATGCAGGTTTAGTATATGAAATATGTGTCAACgatgaaaaatatacatttatagAGGAAGTATTAAATCCTAAAAGTTGTACGATATTTATACAAGCCCCTAATGATTATAcaattaaacaaattaaagaTGCAATAAGAGATGGATTACGAAGTATTAAAAATGCAATTGATGATAATTGTGTTATATCAGGTGCTGGTGCTTTTGAAATTGCTgcttataataaattaaaacaagaagaaaaaaatgctaaaggaaaacaaaaattttcatttgacATTTATGCTAACAGCTTGTTAAATATTCCAAAAGTTTTATTAGAAAATAGTGGGTTAGATATACATcaatcattatttaatattatagataaatataatgaaaatccAGCAGAACCTTTGGGTGTTGACCTTGATTCTGGAGAACCTATAATACCTCACCTTCGAG gTATTTATGACAACTATTGTGTAAAGAAACAGATCATATCAATTTCAACTGCGATATCACAACAAATCCTTTTAGTTGATGAAATAATTAGAGCAGGGAAATCAATGGGAggagaaaaataa
- a CDS encoding sorting assembly machinery 50 kDa subunit, putative, whose amino-acid sequence MEIDPQQKITDVTINLEGINKIEKNKLEFIFNELKRSKSIEEVFYNIAQCNNKIISLNIFDGYPDVKLNSLVDSHITIDYIFKEKKKDYMIGTNVNNRGEITGDIEISLPYIFKTVNSIELKGNISSLYTNNFSIRFVLPYIKYFKDWKLIFETYISAFNNIKCGSYSIKTNSVRTNLVKENHSIAWELNLNKIYHEINKNFIPSDNVLKFPDNHIKHTIKYVYKKDKLNYVNLNNYKKDNEKNQNGSQYTFYPTSGYYYEIQNEVSLPYCEANFFKNHLNFLYAKNIFKNFYSYIHFSNGIKYNYNKNKQYYLNNFNFTGSIGSSLIFRGFEYNSIGTPEKCFNFNPHNKNYDITYNYLGANYFTNIQLMFKYILNIQNINPMLFFYIQLGRLSDNFYSSFSQLKKDTRLSAGFGLMTYVQKNVALELSFNFPLLHQHTDKTKFFQVGLNFKAAL is encoded by the coding sequence ATGGAGATAGATCCtcaacaaaaaataactgATGTAACAATAAATTTGGAAGGAATTAACAAgattgaaaaaaacaaattagagtttatatttaatgagTTAAAGAGAAGTAAAAGTATAGAAGaagttttttataatatagcacaatgtaataataaaataattagtttaaatatatttgatggTTATCCTGATGTGAAATTAAATAGTTTAGTAGATAGTCATATAACAAtagattatatatttaaagaaaaaaaaaaagattatATGATTGGGACCAATGTTAATAATCGTGGTGAAATAACTGGTGATATTGAAATTAGTTTgccatatatttttaaaacagtAAATAGTATTGAACTTAAAGGAAATATAAGTAGTTTATATACAAACAACTTTTCAATACGTTTTGTATTgccatatataaaatattttaaagattggaaattaatttttgaaacatatatatcagcatttaataatataaaatgtggATCCTATagtataaaaacaaattcaGTTAGAACTAATTTAGTTAAAGAAAATCATTCCATTGCTTGGGAACTTAAccttaataaaatataccatgaaataaataaaaattttattccCTCAGATAATGTTCTTAAATTTCCAGACAACCATATTAAACATACTatcaaatatgtatataaaaaggatAAGCTAAATTATGTGAATCTaaacaattataaaaaagacaatgaaaaaaatcaaaatggAAGTCAATACACATTTTATCCAACTTCAGGGTACTACTATgaaatacaaaatgaagTATCCTTGCCTTATTGTGAagcaaatttttttaaaaatcatttaaattttttatatgctaaaaatatatttaaaaatttttattcatatatacattttagtaatggaataaaatataattataataaaaataaacaatattatttaaacaatttCAATTTTACTGGTAGTATAGGAagttcattaatttttcgAGGGTTTGAATATAACTCTATTGGGACTCCagaaaaatgttttaattttaatccacacaataaaaattatgatattaCTTATAACTATTTAGGAGCTAATTATTTTACGAATATACAGCTTatgtttaaatatatattaaatattcaaaatattaatcctatgttatttttttatatacaattaGGAAGATTAAgtgataatttttattcatcTTTTAGccaattaaaaaaggataCTCGTCTTTCAGCAGGTTTTGGACTTATGACATATgttcaaaaaaatgtagcTCTAGAactttcatttaattttccaTTATTACACCAACATACTGACAAGACAAAGTTTTTCCAAGTTGGTTTAAATTTCAAAGCTGCATTATAA
- a CDS encoding proteasome subunit alpha type-2, putative: protein MADGEYNFSLTTFSPTGKLVQIEYALNRVSSSSPALGIRAKNGVIIATEKKSPNELIEENSIYKIQQISDHIGIVYAGMPGDFRVLLKKARKEAIKYSLQYGNEILVKELVKEIASIVQEFTQTGGVRPFGLSLLICGVDAYGYHLYQIDPSGCYFNWMATCIGKDYQNNISFLEKRYNSDIEVEDAIHTAILTLKESYEGVMNEKNIEIGVVCNNNTFKILTPNEIKDYLIEIE, encoded by the exons atggcTGATGGGGAATATAACTTTTCACTAACAACATTTAGTCCAACGGGAAAGTTAGTACAAATTGAATATGCTTTAAATAGAGTATCTAGTAGTTCTCCAGCCTTAG GAATTCGAGCAAAAAACGGAGTGATAATTGCCACGGAGAAAAAAAGTCCCAATGAGCTGATCGAAGAAAACagtatttacaaaattcaACAAATCAGTGATCATATTGGTATAGTATATGCTGGTATGCCAGGTGATTTTCGAGTGTTATTGAAAAAGGCAAGAAAAGAAgctataaaatattctttacAATATggaaatgaaatattagtAAAAGAACTTGTAAAAGAAATAGCATCAATTGTTCAAGAGTTTACACAAACAGGAGGTGTCAGACCATTTGGTTTATCCTTATTAATTTGTGGTGTTGATGCTTATGgatatcatttatatcaaaTTGATCCATCAGGTTGTTATTTTAATTGGATGGCAACATGTATAGGAAAAgattatcaaaataatatctcatttttagaaaaaagatataatagTGATATAGAAGTTGAAGATGCTATACATACAGCCATATTAACTCTTAAGGAAAGTTATGAAGGTGTTATGAATGAAAAGAATATTGAAATAGGGGTtgtatgtaataataatacctttaaaatattaacacccaatgaaattaaagactatttaatagaaatagaataa